The Macrobrachium nipponense isolate FS-2020 chromosome 27, ASM1510439v2, whole genome shotgun sequence genome includes a region encoding these proteins:
- the LOC135200710 gene encoding uncharacterized protein LOC135200710 codes for MASLDVESLFTNAPVDETIGIILEKVYRNPDKQPPNIPEESLKTLLDICTKRAPFTTHRRQMFRQKDSVAMGSPLGVLFANFYMGTVEEPVFSQHRCPCPRTYARYIDDIFVQTDSEEEVEVLRQQFLHNSALNFTIEFSSEDRLPFLDVLITKSTPKMTTTVYTKSTNMGLCLNGESECPARFKTTTVRAFVKRALTHCSAWQDTHAELDRASQMMINNGYSNKLINREIRTALNKWYMEDGENKENPPSEDIRYYLSSSSSLAFPGTKSPDLGIP; via the exons ATGGCGTCCCTCgacgtggagtccctgtttaccaacgCCCCCGTCGATGAAACAATAGGCATCATTTTGGAAAAGGTCTACAGAAACCCTGACAAGCAACCTCCGAACATCCCGGAAGAATCGCTTAAGACACTCCTagacatctgtacgaagagagcccccttCACCACCCACAGAAGACAGATGTTTCGTCAGAAAGACAGCGTGGCAATGGGGTCTCCCTTGGGCGTCCTCTTTGCCAACTTTTACATGGGTACCGTTGAAGAGCCGGTTTTTTCGCAGCACCGATGTCCATGTCCCCGGACGTATGCCAGATACATCGATGACATATTTGTTCAAACTGACtccgaggaagaggttgaagtcCTTCGCCAGCAGTTCCTGCACAACAGCgcccttaatttcacaattgaattcagcagcgaagatcggctccccttcctcgacgttcTAATTACGAAGAGTACCCCGAAGATGACCACCACCGTCTACACCAAATCTACCAACATGGGACTTTGCTTAaatggagagagtgagtgtcctgctaggttcaagaccaccactgtCAGGGCCTTCGTGAAGAGGGCCTTAACGCACTGTTCAGCGTGGCAGGACACCCACGCAGAACTGGACCGAGCCTCACAAATGATGATTAACAACGGTTACTCCAACAAACTGATCAACAGGGAGATCAGAACAGCcttaaacaaatggtacatggaagacggagagaataaagagaatcccccttccgaggatatac GATATTATCTCAGTTCCTCCTCATCTCTGGCGTTTCCTGGAACCAAGTCGCCCGATTTGGGCATCCCGTGA